The DNA region ATGTCTCTCTTGCATAGAGCCACTTTCGTAACCTCCAAGATTTACAAACCATAATTGTTTTTTATTTTTATTCAAATTATATTTATTGTTTTTTTTCTTTTCAGAATATATTAAATTTATCTTATATCCATCAATCGATCTAATTTTTTTATAGCTATCAATATGCAAACCTTTTGGAGAACCAAACCAATTCTTTCTTAACGCATCAAATGTATCCTCAATTTCAGATCCAACAACCCATCTAACATCATGTAATTCAATATTAGCTTTATTTGCTCTACCTCCAAGGACAACCAAATAAAGAAACATATTTTCTAATTTTTTCACAAATAAGAAATAAACTTTATTACTTAGACATTAATTTATATTATCAAAATTAACCTTGCAGATAATTTTCAATAATTTAAAGATTAACTTAATTGAACCAACCTTTTTTCTTTGCTTTAATTTTCGGTGCAGTCTGAATCTTAGGCTCTTCGTCTACTCTACCTTTAATAATCATTAAGGGAACTATTGCCCATAAAGCTAAAAATAATATCCAGAATAGATAAATGTTCATACTATTAAAAATCAATAAAATCATAATAAAATTAATCAAATATGATTCGTGAGTTTCTTTTTAAAGTTCTAATTTAGATGTATAATCAAATATTTTTTTTTAAGGAAAGCTAAATAAAATAACTAACAAATTTTACATTAATAATAATGATACCTTTAGGGTTAAAAATAATGTAAATGAGAAAATTTCATTAATTAATACAAAATATTTGCACTCAACAAAACCACTGCTTTGCTTCCGGATATACGAAGTGTACGTTCATAATGAAACGATAAAATTTTTTCGTGAATCTTTTTAAATCAAACTTTTGAGTATTTAAAATAAAATTAATAATTAATAGATTAATGAAAAAATGTGATTTATGTCATAAGCCAGAAAAAATTCATTACAGAATAAAATCAATAATTCATGAAGATTGGATTTTTTGTTGTAAAAAATGCTGGAATATAATTTCTAAACATAATAATTATTCCTACGGTGGCACAAGAAAGTCAAAATAATAAATTTACCTGCGAACTAATATGCAAAAACAATCAAATAATTATAGGATAAGAAATCCATAAAATTACTTCAAAAAAACTTGATAACCAATGTTGATTTATAAATATAACTTAGGAAATTTACCAACAAAAATAACTTTCTTTTTTTTTCTTTGATTTATCTTTTTAATGAACTTTTTTAATTGAGTCTTATCTTATTTTGCTAACCCAAACTTTGTAGTTTATAACTAATGATTTAATAATGATTTAAAAAAACTAAACTAATGTAAAAATTAAAAAATGAATCAACCTTAATAAATAAATTGATTTTGTTAGAAAAAAGATTTTAATTTTCTAAAAAAAATCATTAATTTCTTTTTTTATAGATTTATATTCTAAATTAATTCCTTTAATAAATTCATCTACTTCTTTTTTAGTATTCTTATATTCATTTATTTTTTGTTTGGTTTTCTCATAGAAAAATGATTCAAATTTTCCTGGACTTACCTCCTCTATCCAATATCCTGCTAAACAATAAATTTTGTTTGGAACAAAAGTAATAATAAATAATTTTTTGGAATTTTTATATTGATCAATTATCTTATTAGCGAAGGTGCCTTTAGTTTTTTTAGTCCCAAATAGAGCAATATCTTTTGCTAAAGGCCTAAAATTCTTTGATAGATTCTTATTTTTTTCTAGTGTATTTCTAGAAATTATTTTTTCTAAAGAATAACAATAATCTAAAAGATTAGTATTTTCTTTTTTTGAAGGATATATAGTTATGAGGGAACTTAAAAGTAAAAATGAAGTTAAAAGAAATTTTTTAAACATTTATTTTAATCAAATTTATTTTTTCATAAATATAAAAAGAAAATTCATAAATTACTATTAATTACCTTAAAAAGATTCACATTCATTAAAAAGATTTCTATTAATTTAGCTAAACCTCTTTGAAAAACTTTAAAAGTATTTCGGACTAATTAAGTATTTATCAAACGCATAAAATTTTTTTCTTATAATAAAATTATGAAAATTCATTTTTTAAAAAATAAAAGTATCAAATCTTTTTTAGATTTTTTTTCAAGAGTATCAATTTCAGCAATATTTATCTCAGCCATACCAGGCAAAATAAATGATTTTGAAAGAACAGTTGAATATATTTCTTCAAAAGGTATTCCTGAACCAATTTCATCTATTCTTCTAGTGGGAGCAATTATATGTCTTATCTTGGGTTCTGGATTTTTTATATTTGGAGAAAATCAAAAAATCGGTTCAGTCTTTTTATTACTATTTATTATTCCAACAACAATAATTTTTCATCTATTCCCTTTTCATCAAAGAGCAGTATTTATGAATCTCGCATTGATAGGTGGATTAATTATTACTGCAATAAGGGAACCAAAATAAATTACTTGATAAAAGAAACCTAAATATTTTTTTAATTTTTCTCTCTTAATTCTGGGAAGCAATTTGCAATATGAATTAATTCATAAACCTCTTTGCTATCGTATTTTTTATTCGGAATTCCACTTCCCACCTCTATGCCTCTCTCTTTCATCTTCTTTAATATCAGTTCTTGTCTTTGCATACTTGACATAGACTTAAATCTTTTAGTTCGTTCTTCTTTATTCACTAGATTTTAATTTAATTAAACTTTATTGTTAAGGTTATATCAATTAGCGATTCATTAAATAAGTAAGAAAGCCAGTAAATGTAAGTAATTTAAATCCAATAAAGAAAGGCAAATATTTTTTGACCTTTTTGCCAACGGGCAATAATTTGTTTAATGAATTGATCATGATTTATATAAAAAATATATTTCTTTAGAACATGCTAACGAATTTTTTTTAGAATTATCCTATTTCGGTTTGTAAATTTTAAACGGTAGTTCTAAACTTAAAGGGTTACGTCCCTTCTTTTTATGAATGATAAAGAAACAATAATTTCATTATTAAATGAGTTTGCTAATCCAAAAAAAATGGCCTCATTTTTTGTTAACAACGCGACTTCAGATTTTTTATTCATAAGACCGAGTGGTAATCCTATAGATGCAAAAAATTTCCAACAAATGATTACTGATGAAATTGTTCAAGAAAAGGCGGAAATAACTAAAATTCACCGATTCGAATTTTTAAGCGAGACTATAGTAATGTGCATTTTTACACTAGGTTCAAAATTTACTTATAAAGGGACACCTAATAATGACTTACCAACAGTTACGTCAATTTTTAAAAAAGTAAATAATGTTTGGAAAATTCACTGGATGCAAAGATCTACAGGAAATTCGGATTTATCTTTATGGGATTAGCAAAGTTATTAGCTCTTTTAATGGTGCTAATACTTGTAGGTAGTTCTTTTATTGGTTTAATTTTGTATTTTATAAAATAAATAAATCAAATAAAGAATACCCAGTAACTATTTCTTTTTTTAGAAAACAATTGTTTCTTTTATGCTAAGTAATTTGATTTTCAGGTAAAAATAAAAACTTTAGAGAGACTAACGCCTATATCTAAAGCCAATAAAGCAAATAGTAACTTACTCATTTTTTAGAACTCTCAACTATTTTTTTGTAAAGTTCCTCAGAAATAGGTTGCATAACCTTTTAAAAATCTAATTAGAAATTAATTGTTTTAAAATTAATCTCTCGTTACTAAATATACGAATATATGAATTTTTAAATAGGCAAAAAATATATTCACTATAAGTTCTTCTTATAAAGTATTAATAAATACTTAATCTAAAAAGGTCAATAAATGTTCAAACTTTTTTAAAAAAGAAATTTGAAATCTTATTTCAAGTAAATAGATCCTCTATAAGTAAGCTTTATAATCTTTTCTTCGTGTTTTCTACAATATACGAATGACTTTCCATTGAAATACATGTTTACCATGATGCAGCTCCTGAACCTGCTCAAGTCCCCGTCCTATGGCTTGAGTCGTACTGCGGTCTATCAGATGGTAGATCGGACGATTTTGTAGTATTCACTACAATCTATTTATAAAGTATTTATACTTAGATGTCAACAATTAATAGAAACTAAACTTAAATTTAAAAGTAGATTCGGCTCTCATAAACTCTCGAACAAGAATATAGAACATATAACTACGAGTAATTCCCATAAAAACTGAAACAAATGCTAGAACTACACAAATAGGGCAATGTGGTAATCCCATTATTTATTTTCCAATATAAATTTCAATTCAGTCTCTGCATTAAGAATATCGATTCTTCTCTTGAGCAGTTTAAAAAATTTAATTATTTTTTTCAAAATTAAACCTTCTTGAAGCATCAATAATAATATTATTTTAGAGTGAATATATCAATGAGCAAAAATACTGAAGCAATTGATATAACAAAAGTTTCGTAACAATTTTATACAATAAACAACACCAACATATGCTCAGATACTCTTAATCAATTAGCTTATTCAGAGTCAAATATAAAAATTGGTGATCTAGTTACCTTGCAGTGCTATTTTTCTTTTGCTAAAAACATAGAGCGGACTAAAGTCCAATACTCCACGAGGATTTAGTCCGCTGCCTAAAGCCTGAGAGTGCAAATTTTTCTTGATTAATATGCAAGTATCCTTTATGAGGTAAATATCTTGATTGCGTAATAAATTTATTTTGTATATTGCTATTACAAAAATGATGAGTTTATTTAAATAAGTTACTAAATCCTCGTGGAGAAAGCTTTAGTAAATTTCTTTTATTGGTCACTGATAAGATCAGCCGAATCTCATTATGGAGAATCATTTGTATCTGTAGAAGTTCCATCTAATTCAATCAAAAGTTTTTCTTGATTTTAGAAAGTTTTTAATACTTAAATTCATAGCTTTCTGAACATTGAATAACTAATTTGAGTTAAGTTGGTTAATTGTCTCTATTGCAATTAAAGATAAGGTTGTTAATCTTGCACTTAAAGAAGAAACT from Prochlorococcus marinus XMU1410 includes:
- a CDS encoding DUF1543 domain-containing protein produces the protein MKKLENMFLYLVVLGGRANKANIELHDVRWVVGSEIEDTFDALRKNWFGSPKGLHIDSYKKIRSIDGYKINLIYSEKKKNNKYNLNKNKKQLWFVNLGGYESGSMQERHEFGLVVAEDSLEAKKLAKSKWLLGYRKIHKDNLLSLRIISEVDDCEVITNIDNWEIELTIGNNCDEETNSPDWYGYKRIDVH
- a CDS encoding carbon storage regulator CsrA, with the translated sequence MFKKFLLTSFLLLSSLITIYPSKKENTNLLDYCYSLEKIISRNTLEKNKNLSKNFRPLAKDIALFGTKKTKGTFANKIIDQYKNSKKLFIITFVPNKIYCLAGYWIEEVSPGKFESFFYEKTKQKINEYKNTKKEVDEFIKGINLEYKSIKKEINDFF
- a CDS encoding DoxX family protein, whose product is MKIHFLKNKSIKSFLDFFSRVSISAIFISAIPGKINDFERTVEYISSKGIPEPISSILLVGAIICLILGSGFFIFGENQKIGSVFLLLFIIPTTIIFHLFPFHQRAVFMNLALIGGLIITAIREPK
- a CDS encoding 3-phosphoshikimate 1-carboxyvinyltransferase, whose protein sequence is MSSMQRQELILKKMKERGIEVGSGIPNKKYDSKEVYELIHIANCFPELREKN
- a CDS encoding DUF3804 family protein; this encodes MNDKETIISLLNEFANPKKMASFFVNNATSDFLFIRPSGNPIDAKNFQQMITDEIVQEKAEITKIHRFEFLSETIVMCIFTLGSKFTYKGTPNNDLPTVTSIFKKVNNVWKIHWMQRSTGNSDLSLWD